In Pseudophryne corroboree isolate aPseCor3 chromosome 3, aPseCor3.hap2, whole genome shotgun sequence, a genomic segment contains:
- the GPRC5C gene encoding G-protein coupled receptor family C group 5 member C isoform X2, which produces MAPLTDLCKYWSFLASFCLMSSFSYVANAQTPPSGCGQGLDSLYYNLCDLSAVWGIVLQAFTSAGIISSFILTIVLVASTPFIQDKKKKSMLGTQVFFLIGTAGLFCLVFDMVVKKDYATCASRRFLFGLFFAICFSCLGTHAVNLNYLVRKNTGPSGWWIFGIAIALSLVEVIINTEWLIITIVRTTGVPQMPCNIGNEDFVMALIYVMFLILAGFMTAWPALCGRYGHWRKHAVFIIITLFMSICIWIVWIVMYVYGNIQAKKSVYWDDPTLAIALVSNAWAFIFLYIIPEISQLTKPSLEQSFEEELYPTRGVGYETILKEQTSQSMHVENKAFSMDEPQTAKRPVSPYSGYSGQLRSNVYQPTEMALMNKNTGEIPYDVIIPRATANTHPAISGNSTLRAEDAYSAQSRHNANNAQRFSTPVLKHPQQVMVSGGYV; this is translated from the exons ATGGCTCCTCTAACAGACCTCTGCAAATATTGGAGCTTCCTGGCTTCCTTCTGTCTCATGTCCAGCTTCTCTTATGTGGCTAATGCTCAAACTCCACCTTCCGGATGTGGACAAGGCTTAGATTCATTGTACTATAACTTGTGTGACTTGTCAGCAGTATGGGGCATAGTTCTACAAGCCTTTACTAGTGCTGGCATTATATCCTCTTTCATCCTCACCATTGTCTTGGTAGCCAGCACTCCATTCATCCAAGACAAGAAGAAGAAAAGCATGCTGGGTACTCAGGTGTTTTTTCTTATTGGCACAGCTGGCCTTTTCTGTCTTGTCTTTGATATGGTGGTAAAAAAAGACTATGCCACCTGTGCATCACGAAGATTCCTCTTTGGTCTGTTCTTTGCCATCTGTTTCTCCTGCTTGGGGACACATGCAGTGAATCTAAACTACCTGGTGAGGAAAAACACTGGGCCTAGTGGTTGGTGGATTTTTGGCATAGCAATAGCCCTTTCTCTAGTGGAAGTGATTATTAATACAGAATGGCTCATTATCACCATCGTGCGTACAACTGGAGTGCCGCAGATGCCATGCAATATTGGAAATGAGGACTTTGTAATGGCACTTATATATGTCATGTTCCTCATCCTGGCAGGATTTATGACCGCTTGGCCTGCCTTGTGTGGACGGTATGGTCACTGGAGGAAGCATGCCGTCTTCATTATCATCACACTTTTCATGTCCATTTGCATTTGGATAGTCTGGATTGTTATGTATGTCTATGGAAACATTCAGGCTAAAAAATCTGTGTATTGGGATGACCCCACATTGGCCATTGCTCTAGTTTCCAACGCCTGGGCCTTCATCTTCCTCTACATTATTCCTGAAATTTCTCAGTTGACCAAACCAAGTTTAGAACAGTCATTTGAAGAAGAGCTATACCCCACTAGAGGGGTAGGTTATGAAACCATCCTCAAGGAACAAACATCGCAGAGTATGCATGTGGAGAACAAAGCATTTTCCATGGATGAGCCACAAACTG CCAAGAGGCCAGTGTCTCCATACAGTGGATACAGTGGACAGTTAAGAAGCAATGTCTACCAGCCCACGGAGATGGCACTTATGAATAAGAATACG GGAGAAATTCCATATGATGTAATAATTCCAAGAGCCACTGCCAACACTCATCCAGCTATCAGCGGAAACTCCACATTGAGAGCAGAGGACGCATACTCTGCACAGAGCCGCCACAATGCAAATAATGCTCAG AGGttttcaactccagtcctcaaacaCCCACAACAGGTCATGGTTTCAGGGGGATACGTTTAG
- the GPRC5C gene encoding G-protein coupled receptor family C group 5 member C isoform X1, with protein MAPLTDLCKYWSFLASFCLMSSFSYVANAQTPPSGCGQGLDSLYYNLCDLSAVWGIVLQAFTSAGIISSFILTIVLVASTPFIQDKKKKSMLGTQVFFLIGTAGLFCLVFDMVVKKDYATCASRRFLFGLFFAICFSCLGTHAVNLNYLVRKNTGPSGWWIFGIAIALSLVEVIINTEWLIITIVRTTGVPQMPCNIGNEDFVMALIYVMFLILAGFMTAWPALCGRYGHWRKHAVFIIITLFMSICIWIVWIVMYVYGNIQAKKSVYWDDPTLAIALVSNAWAFIFLYIIPEISQLTKPSLEQSFEEELYPTRGVGYETILKEQTSQSMHVENKAFSMDEPQTAKRPVSPYSGYSGQLRSNVYQPTEMALMNKNTGEIPYDVIIPRATANTHPAISGNSTLRAEDAYSAQSRHNANNAQPNSPYSQW; from the exons ATGGCTCCTCTAACAGACCTCTGCAAATATTGGAGCTTCCTGGCTTCCTTCTGTCTCATGTCCAGCTTCTCTTATGTGGCTAATGCTCAAACTCCACCTTCCGGATGTGGACAAGGCTTAGATTCATTGTACTATAACTTGTGTGACTTGTCAGCAGTATGGGGCATAGTTCTACAAGCCTTTACTAGTGCTGGCATTATATCCTCTTTCATCCTCACCATTGTCTTGGTAGCCAGCACTCCATTCATCCAAGACAAGAAGAAGAAAAGCATGCTGGGTACTCAGGTGTTTTTTCTTATTGGCACAGCTGGCCTTTTCTGTCTTGTCTTTGATATGGTGGTAAAAAAAGACTATGCCACCTGTGCATCACGAAGATTCCTCTTTGGTCTGTTCTTTGCCATCTGTTTCTCCTGCTTGGGGACACATGCAGTGAATCTAAACTACCTGGTGAGGAAAAACACTGGGCCTAGTGGTTGGTGGATTTTTGGCATAGCAATAGCCCTTTCTCTAGTGGAAGTGATTATTAATACAGAATGGCTCATTATCACCATCGTGCGTACAACTGGAGTGCCGCAGATGCCATGCAATATTGGAAATGAGGACTTTGTAATGGCACTTATATATGTCATGTTCCTCATCCTGGCAGGATTTATGACCGCTTGGCCTGCCTTGTGTGGACGGTATGGTCACTGGAGGAAGCATGCCGTCTTCATTATCATCACACTTTTCATGTCCATTTGCATTTGGATAGTCTGGATTGTTATGTATGTCTATGGAAACATTCAGGCTAAAAAATCTGTGTATTGGGATGACCCCACATTGGCCATTGCTCTAGTTTCCAACGCCTGGGCCTTCATCTTCCTCTACATTATTCCTGAAATTTCTCAGTTGACCAAACCAAGTTTAGAACAGTCATTTGAAGAAGAGCTATACCCCACTAGAGGGGTAGGTTATGAAACCATCCTCAAGGAACAAACATCGCAGAGTATGCATGTGGAGAACAAAGCATTTTCCATGGATGAGCCACAAACTG CCAAGAGGCCAGTGTCTCCATACAGTGGATACAGTGGACAGTTAAGAAGCAATGTCTACCAGCCCACGGAGATGGCACTTATGAATAAGAATACG GGAGAAATTCCATATGATGTAATAATTCCAAGAGCCACTGCCAACACTCATCCAGCTATCAGCGGAAACTCCACATTGAGAGCAGAGGACGCATACTCTGCACAGAGCCGCCACAATGCAAATAATGCTCAG CCAAACTCCCCGTACAGTCAGTGGTGA